CCGGCCACGACCACGAGCGCGAACGGCGCCTGCTCACCGGTGCGGACCGCACCATGCTCTTCGACGGCGTGCTGTTCAGCCCGCTGGTGACCGCGGCCGAGCTCGCGGAGATGGACCCCAGCACCACCATGCCGCTGGTGCTGCTGGGCGAGCACGTCTTCGACGGACGCTTCGACCACGTCGCCATCGACAACACCCAGGCCGCCTACGACGCCACCGCGCACCTCGTCAGCACCGGTCGCCGCCGGGTGGCCGCGATCGGCGAACAGCCTCAGGAGGGGTACGCCACCCCCAGGCAGCGCACGGCCGGCTACCAGGCCGCCCTGCTCGCCGCCGGCCTCGAGCCAGACCCTGCTTACCTCCGCCCGGCAGCGCACTACCGGCGCGCCGACGGCTACGACGCCGCCCGCGAGTTGCTTGCCCTCCCCCAGCGCCCGGACGCGATCTTCTGCTTCTCCGACCTGCTGGCGATGGGGGCCATGCGCGCCGTCTTCGACGCCGGCCTGCAGGTCCCGGACGACGTGGCTGTCATCGGCGTCGACGACCTCGAGGAGGGCCGGTACGCCCGTCCCTCCCTGAGCACCGTGTCCCTCGACACCCCGTACATCGCCCAGGAGGCCGTCGATCGGATCATCGCGCGGATCGGCGACCCCTCCCTGCCGGGGGTGCAGACCCGCGCCCCCCACCAGCTCCTGTGCCGGGAGAGCACCGCGCCGACCTCCATGCAGACGGCGCCGTCTCCCGCTTGCGCCTCCGGCAGCTAACTCCGAGCTAGCCGTCCTCTATAAACGTCACCGCTCGACTTGAGTCTCCCGGCTCGGGTCGTCGGGCCGTCTGGCTGGTCCGGTCCTGCCCGTCACGCGGCCGCGACCGCGTGCCTTGCGGATGCTGAGCCGTCCGCCGGCTGCGGCCAGCACCGGTTCGCCGTCGCTGCCCCCGATCGTCGGTGCCGTGCTCGTGCCACCCGGTTTCGAGCCCTCCGCACCGGCACCCGCCTGCGAGGTACCTGCGCCGGTCGGCTGCTCGTCGTGCTCACCGCGGGCGAACGCCTCTCGAGCACCCGCGTCCCGACCGCGCGCCCCGTCGCTGAGGTCCGCCTTCTCATGGCTGGTCGCCTCCTTGGGCCAGGCGTCGCCGAAGCGGTCGCGCCCGGACTCCTCGACCCGATGCAGCGCGTCACGGTCGCGCGGGTCCGCCCCGGACCCGAGGGCCTCGACGGCCTGCCTCAGGTCATCGGCGGAGGCGTGGCCGACCCAGTCCTCGCGCCGGGCGAGCTCTCGGTACGCGGCACGGGCCTCACGCCGCAGCTCCTCGACCTGACGTTCCTGCTCGGCCTGCGCGCGTGCCCGGTCCGCGGACCGCTCCCCCATCCGCTGCACCATCCGTGCCGCCTGCGACGCCGACGCCGCGGCCGCGACCGCCAACGGCCGCAGACTCTCCATCGCCTCGGTCTCCGGTGACTCGCTCATCGTCGCTGGCCCTCCTGCTCCCGCCCCCGCGGGGGTGACCGGTCCTGCTGTAGCTGTGGCTGTCGCCATCCTGCCCACGGCCCGCCCTGCCACCGCGGCGGCTGTGCCCGCACCGGCGTGCCGCTGGCGCAGCAGGGCGGTCTCCTGGTGCGCGGACCGGGCCACCTGCACGGCGTGGGACGCCTCGGCGATGGCCTCGGCGGTGCGGGTGAGCTGCATCAGCAGCGCCGCCGAGCCGCCCTTGCCGGACCCGGCCATGAGGACGGTGGCCAGGTCCTCCAGCCCCATCCCGGCGCTCGAGGCCCTGTGCCCGCCGCGGCGTGCCGCGCCGGCCGAGGCCTGCGCGAGGCGGCGGGAGGCCCGGTCCAGGTCCCCGCCCCGTGATCCCTCCCAGCCCGACGACGCCGCCGCGAGCAGCCCGGAGGTCTCCCGCGCCACCCCCGCCCACTGCTCCCACGACGCGGCCGGGCTCGCCCCGAGACGTTGCGCCGCCGCGTGCAGCTGCCGCGCCGCCGCCATCGCCGCGGCCGGGTCCGGTTCGCCTTGCCACCCCGACGAGGGACCTCGTTCCCCGGTAGCCCCGCCAGGCCCGCCGGGCCCGTCCCGCCGCCCGGGCTGCTCCCCCCAGGCCACGAGGGCCCGGGTGCGTTCTCCGGGGCTGTCGCCCCACCCGGTGCGCAGCGCCGGCAGGGACAGGTCGCGGGCCAGCCGGCCGCCCGCGAAGTAGACCAGGTGCCCTTCCGGGTCACGCTCGCGCAGCGCGGCGACCTTGTACCCGGTGACCTCCGCGCGTCCGCCCTCGCCGTAGCGGGGGTGCACGTACAGCCCGGCCCGGCGCAGGCCGTCGACGAAGTCGGTCTCCGTGCTCGCGGCGGTCGCCGCGGCGCGCACGTCGCGCTGCACCCGCTCCCGCAGCGGCAGCACCTCCCCCGCCCGTCCGCTGGCCTGCAGGTCTGCCCGCGAGGCTGGCGGCACCGCGCGCGTGCCCCGCCCGGGCGTGCGGTCGCTGGCCAGACCAAGTTCACGTTCGGCGGCGGCGCAGTACCGGTTCAGCTTGTTGTAGTCGTCGTGGGGTGCGGCCTTCGTGCCGTCTGCGCGGGCCAGGACCACCACGACGTGGACGTGGTCGTTGCCGGCCGTGGACAGCCCGTGCCGCACCGCGGCCCACCGCACCGGCGCCTTTGGCCCGTCGTCGGCCAGCCCGACCGCGCCCAGCGCACCGCGGGCCGTGGCCGCCCACTCCGCGTCCGACAGCACCCGCTCCCCCGCCGGGTTGGACAGCGAGAAGTGGTAGACCTCGCCGCGCGGGACCGTGACGTCGTACAGGTCCTTGTAGTGGTTCAGGTCCGCGGTGAACCCCCGCCTGGCGCCGGGCGCCGACAGCGTCGGGTCCGCCACGTCCATCTCGTCGCTGCTGGCGATCACGTGCTGGTCGGTGTGCTCGTCGTGCCGCCCCGGGCCCACCAGGTACGCCACCAACCCCGCCACCCGCGTCCCCCGCGTCACCTTCGCGATCACGCGCGAACCCCACCCATAGAGCCGTCGACCTGCCCGACCTGCCCGACCTGGTCGGCGTGGTCGTCCCGCTCGTCCTGGTTGTCGTCGACGGCCCACTGCCCCGCTGCTGACCCGCCGCCGGACAGCAGCGCGCCCAGCGCGTCCATCCGGTCCATCACGCGCCGCGCCGCGTCCAGCACGGCACCCGCCTCCGGCGCGACCGCGCCGGTCGCGTTGTAGCCCGCGGCGAGCTGGTTCACGTTCGTGGCGACCCCCCGCGCCAGGCGCCGGACCGCGACGAGCTCCGCCGCCCACGCCCGCCGCTCCAGCGCGCCCATCGACCCACCCCCGAGGCTGGGACCCCTCTGCTCCCCCGGCTCCTCCGACTCCCCCGCTGCCCGGGGCGCCCGGGCGCCCCGGTCGGCCATCCCCGCCGCCACCAACCACGCCGGCACCGACAACCCCGCCGCCACCGCCCGCGCCGACAGCTGCACGAACTCCTCCTCGCTCACCCGCACATGAACCGGCCGCTGACGACCCCCCACCACCCGCTGCTGCCGCCGCACCCGCCTCTGTCCCGACCCGCCCACACCGCCCTCGGCGGAGGTCTGCTCAGACGTCTGGGCGGAGCTGGCCGTCACGGCGGAGCCCGTCTGCTGCTCGGCCACCGGCCTCACCCCTTCCCAGCGGAGCGCCCCGACCACCGGTCGTGCCCCGCCGCGCGGCGAGGACTGGCACCGCCAGTCTGCCGCAGCGCGGCACCGCGCCGCCAGGCCGCGACGCTATCCGGGTACCGGATTGAATACCTTGCTCACCTGTGCGCCCTGTTCTGGGTTGTCCACAACCTGCGGATGCGGCCGTCGTCCATAGCCCGACGGCCCGGCTCCTGGCGGGGCACGGTGTCCGGTTCGTACCGTGACGCCCATGGCTACTCCCAGGCTCGACACCGACCGCATCCAGGCCGCCGCCCGCGCCCTGCTCGACGACAAGGTCAAAGCCGTCCGCGTCCTGGCCCACGCCCGCCAGGCACGGGAGGACGCCCGCGCCGCCCTCGAGCAGGCCGAGCGCGCCGACACCGCCGCCTACACCGCCGCGCTGCGCGACGGCTGGACCGCCGACGAGCTCAAGCGCGTCGGCCTCGACGCACCGACCAAACGAGCACCCGGTCGGCCCCGGAGCACCGCAAAGACCAGCGGCCGCAGCACGGCTGCGGCGTCCTCCCCAGGACCAGACTCCGCGCCGGCAGACACCGCGGCCGGCTGACCGTCCCGGGCGCTTGACCGGGGTCTGCTCACGACGCGGGGGGTCTCACCGTCGCCCGGTCGACCGGAGGTCACCACGGTGGGCGGCCGGCCGCTGCGCTCTGCGGAGGCACCCGAAGTGATCCTTCGAAACCCTGGCTCCGCTGCGCTCCACCTCGAAGCATCATCGGGGCCCGCCTCCTCCGCCGACCCCCCACCGCGGTCCTGCTGCGCATCGCCCGAACGACGGTGAGACCCCCGCACCACCCCCACCTCACCACCCCTGCCCCGCACCCTCCGCACACCGACCCCGGCGCCCTGCCGGCGCAGGACCACGACCGCAGGGGCTCCGCCCCCGCACCCCCGGCCCTCACTCCGATGAGCCGGGACAGAACGCACGACCCGCGAACCAGCTATGAGGAAACAGCAGCAGCCCGACGAAAAGGAGCCGATACAGACATGAGCAGCCCCAACCCCACACCGGCCAACGCACCGGTCACGACACCGGCCGCGGCACCGGTCACGACACAGCCGCCCCCTCCCCCGCTGTCACGGGCCCTGGACCTGCTCGACGGCCTGCTGCTGCGCACCGATGTCCCGTCTGCGGTGCTCCTGGACCTCGGTGACGTCTTCGGCGACTTGTTCGACGTCCGCCCGCCCTATACGCCGACCACACCCACCACCTCCACCGACCCCTGGCCGCTCGTCCTCGACCAGGTCGTTGCCGCCCTCCACGACCTCATCACCAACCCCTCGCAGGACGCGCCGCCGGCGCGCTCCGTCGGCTACGCCCTCAACCTCCGCACCCTCCGCCAGCACCAGACACCGCCACCCGACACCGGCCCAGCCACGCCAGACAGCCCGACGAATCCCACGACGGGCACCACCACGGACGTCACGGCGGACCTCACGCCGGGCACCACGACGGACCCCCCGACGGGTACCGCGTCGGACGGCATGCGGCGGTGAGCGGCCCCACCGGTGTGGCCGGCCGGCCCGACACCTGGACCCGCTCCTGGTACGACGTCGGGCACCAGGTCGCCGCCCTGCTCGAGCACCCCGAACCCGTCACCCCCGACCTGCTCCCCCTCGCCGTGGCCAGCCACGCCGCCACCGTCCGGACCCTCCTCACCGTCCACCGCGACCTCACCCGCGGCAGAGGACCCAGCAAGCGCCCCACCGTGACCGAGCGGCTCAGCGTCGAGCAGCTGGAGGCCAACCCGGTCAAGGCTCTCGGCATCGCGCTGCAGCAGCACCCCGCCACCCCCGGCGTCGCGCTGTCCGACGTCCTCACCACCAACCCGCCCCCCGGCCCGTCACGACGCTGGCACGACCTCGCCCGCGCCTCCATCACCGCCGCCGACGCCTGGCGCACTGCTGACCCCGCCTCCCGCCCACGCAGCCACCAGGCCTGGTCCCTGATGGCCGACGTCGGCTCCATCGCCCAGGGCCTCGCGCACCTCGACGAGCACATCGCCCGCGCCGCGACCCGCATGCCCCACGCCGTGCAGGTGCAGCTCGGCACCGCCCCCGGCGTGCTGGCCGACCGCTACGCCGCCGCCGCGACCGGCGGCCTGCGCGCAGCAGGAGAACGCACCCGCCAGCTCGCGGCACAAGGACCCCTGCCCCACGTCGGCCCGCTGCGTCAGCCTTTCGTGCGGCCCGCCGCGGTCACGGTCGCCGTGCACGTCCCCCTGGCCCAGGACGCCACCGCTGAGCTCCTCGACCGGGCCCAGACCATCAGCCCCCGCGACCTCACCCAGCTCGCCCGCACTCAGGCCCGCCTCACCGGCCACGCCGCCCGCCTCACCAGCGACCCTGCCCTCGCCGACGCCGCCCGCGCACAGCTGGCCCAGCTGCAGGCCGTGGTCCCCCGCCAGCTGCAGACCATCGAACCCACCAGCGACCAACGCCCCCTGCGCCAGGCTCAGCACCTGCTCACCTACGTCACCGCCATGGACCCCCAGCACCCCGACGCCGGCCGCGTCGCCGCCGCGATCGCCCGCAGCCAGCCCGACATCGTCGACGCCCTGCACCGCACCGCCCGCCACCAGCTCGCCACCGGCGCCTGGCTCGTTCCCAACCCTAACGAACGCCACACCAGCGCCATCTGGGTCCGCCAAGCCGCCACAGCCACCGGGTCGGAGTGGCAGCCCGACCTCGTGCACCGCCTCATCGAGGCCCGCACCACCGCCCACCACCTCGCCCAGACCGCCGGCCCCAACCCCTTCCCCAGCACCGCAGCCGCCATCGCCGTGGCCACCGCCCGACAAGGCCACCCCCCACGCGACGCCGTCCGACCACCCACCTTCCACACCACCACCGGACGTCCCACGACACCCTCACGGGGTATCAGCCGCGGCACCGACCTCGAACGCTGACGTCGCCTCGCCGCTGGCGGGCCAGGCGCCGGGTAGTACCCCGGGCCGCGGCGACGGCCCCCAGGCCGCAGGTCAGGAGCTGACCCGCGGTACATGCGCAGGAACGCTCGAGCGATCCCGGCCACCCCTGACGGGGCCCAGAGGCCGGCATGATCCGCCCGCGGCCGGCAACTACACGCCTGGCGTTCCTGACACCCAGCAGCCAGCGCTGCTGGTGCCGGCGCAGGAGCACCGCACCCCGGACATCACCAGCAGCGAACCGACGACGAGGAGCCGGCACGGACATGAACAGCGTCAACCCCGTACCGGCACCGCCGCAGCCACCCCCTCCATTGCTGTCGCTCGCCCTGGACCTGCTCGACGGCCTCCTCGTCCGTGGCGACGTCCCCGCCGCCGTCCGCCGCGACATCACCGACGTCCTCCACGACCTCGTCGACCTCGTCGATGTCCGCCCACCCTCCCCACCGACCGCACCCATCGACCGCCGCAGGCCGTGGTCCCTCGTCGTGCAGGAGGCGGTTGACCTCCTGCACGGGCTCATCGACCACACCGACCCGGACTCTCCCCCCGCGCTCACCGTCCGGTACGCCCTGGCCATCCGCGCCCTGCGCGGCACCACCCGCCACGCCAGCTCCCCCGGCATCGACGGACCCGGACAGCAAGGGTGAACCGCTGACCCCCGACAGCGGCGCCGACAGCAGCGGCCGACGCCTCACGCGGAACACCCGCCGCCCGCCACCCGGGGACGGCGTAGGTACCGCGACCTACAGTGACGCCATGGCCAAGATCGGCAAGGAAGACCAGCCCATCACCGTCGAGCCCGACGCCCCGTTCCAGACACCCGCCGAGCCAGCCCCAACGACGGAGCCTGCGACGGCGCCAGCGCCGGAGCAGGTGCCGGTCCCCTCCCCGTCCTGACGCTGATGGCGACGTCAGCGCCGGTCCACCGTGGGTCCGTGCGAGGGGTGCGGACCTTCCGCGTCCTGCCCGACGGCCGGCTAGCACCGGTCACCAGCCGCCCGCCGTGGACACCCGGCGTCAACACCGCCACCTGCGACCGCCGCTCCATCACCCGCCGGCTACCGCCCGCCCACGACGCACCCGGCGTCGGCTGCGTCTGCGGGTTCTGGGCCTGCGGCAACGTCGCCGCGCTCCGCCAGACCGGCGTCCTCGGCACCTCCCGCGTCCTGGCCGTGGTCGCCGCCCACGGCCAGCTCGTCCCCGCCGAACGTGGGTTCCGCGCCCAGCACGCCGTCATCGAGGCGTTGTGGCTGTCCCCCCGCGTCCCCACCGACCGGCGCGCCGCCGTGGCCCGCGCCTACCCCGCCGCCGCGCTCTACACCAGTAAGGCCGCGATGCTCGCCGAGCACCCCCCGACAGTCCTGTCGAGCTACCGGCTGCCCGCCCGGCCCCGGGCCTCCCGGCTGCTGTGGCAGCTCGCCCTGCTCACCGCCTGGACCATCACCCTCACCGTGCTCTGGTCCTTCACCCCCTACCCGGCCGCTGTCACCGCACCCACCCCGCTCGTGCCCACCGCCAGCGCCCAGGTCGCCGTCGGCGTCGCCCTGGCCATCACCCACCTCACCCTCGCCACCACCACCCTGCTGCTGGCCATGCACCCCCGCCTCTGGCGGTGGTCTCCCGCCGCCCTGCTCCCCCAGACCGCCCTGCTCTTCGCCGGCCAGCTCACCCTCGACGACGCCACCGCCTGGCTCCAGCTCGGCCTCACCACCACCTCCACCACCGTCACGCACCTGCTCACCGCAGCCGTTGTCATCACCCGCCTCTACCGCCTCGACACCGACGAACACTGACCACCCGGCTGCCGTGCGCGCCAGGGGCAGCGCCCCAGGGGTGCGAGAGTGACCCGACGGGCGACAACGTTGTGGGTTCTTTCGGACCCACCGCATGACCCGACAGATAAGACGGCAACGCGCAGATCCGGCGTCATCACGGTCGGGCTCGATCGGACCAGATTGGGCTCGGTCGGGCACGACCCGCGGCTGTCAGCCGGGCGACGGACGGTGTGACGCACGCGACGTTTCACCGAAAGCCTTCGACGCGATGTTCAGGTGCAGGCTTCAACCACCGTCAGTCACACCGCGGAGGCCATACCCATGAACCCCGAGACCACCGAGCTCACGCTCCCCACCGCCGACAGCCTCACCGCCAAGCTGGACGCGCCCGACACCTCGCTGGCCAACCCCCGGCGTACCCGCCTCTGACCCAGCCTGGCGTGACGCACCCCGCCCCTCACGTGCCCGTCCCCGGACGACCGCCCCGCCACGACTAGCGGGACACCGGAGCTGTGGAGCTGCCCGGGCTGCCCGGGCTGCCCGGGCTGCCCGCAGCTGTTCGGGGTCGGCGCGGTGGGCGTCGCGCAGCCTCAGCCGTTGGCGGCCTGGTACGCCTGCACCACGTCGGCCTTGATGCGGCCCCGCTCGGACACCGCGTGACCGTTGGCACGAGCCCACTCCCGGACCGCCCCGTTGTCGACACCCCCGCCCGACTGCAAGGAGCTCGACGACGACGACCTCGACGCCGAACGGGTGCCCTTCGAGCGGCTCCCGCCGGCCCGGCGACCCTTGTCCACGAACTCCGTCAGGCTCGAGCGCAGCCGGGCGGCGTTGTCCTCGCTCAGGTCGACCTCGTAGCTGACACCGTCCAGGGCGAACGTCACCGTCTCCGAAGCCGCCGAGCCATCGATGTCGTCCACCAGGACGACGTTCACGTGCTGAGCCACGTCGGGTACCGCTTTCTCTTAGTCGAGGAAAGAACGGGCCCATCCTGGCGCATGGTGGGAACGGCTCACCGCACCCGCGCCAGCAGACGCGAGTGGCTGGTTCTGCAGCGGGATACCTGTCCGAGCGGCGTCGGAGGGCCCTTGCGGCCAGCGACGACGCTGAACGACGGCCACGCCCAACTGTTCAGGTGCGCGAGGCTCCACCTATGAGTCGACTTGACGAGGTGTTCGCTCAACTACCAGACCGGCTGACGGTCGAGCAGCTGAGCCAGCTGCTGGGGATCGAGATGCAGACCACCTACCGGTGGCTGCAGGAGGGCCGGGTCCCCGCCTACAAGGTCGGCCGAGCCTGGGTCATCTTCCGCGACGAGGTCAAGGACATGCTCGAAGCCAGCAGCAACCAGAAGAACCGGGCCGATCCCGACCCCACCCAGTCCGAGGCGCCCGCGGAACCCACCGCATAGCGGGCGGGCGACAGCGAGGGCAGCAGCGCAGGGGCGACAGGCCTCAGTTGCCGGGTACCGCGCTACCGCGACACGCCCGCGTGAAAGGCCCAGCTGGAGGTCCGGGCTAGGTGCGGCCTACGGTGAGGCAGCGGGTCAGCCCGCGTCTCAGTGCGGCGAGCTCGTCCTGTGCGAGGACCGACATCCAGACCTTCTGCTTCTGGCGGTCCTGCGGCACCCGGCCGCACCGGAAGGCTCGCGGCGAACCGTGCGTCGTCACAGCTCCCGTCGACCGTCCGTGTGGTCCCGCTACCGCCGGGTCCTCCAGGGCCCGGCCTGGCGCTTCTTCCTCCCCGCCGCGGCGGGTCGGCTCGGTGTCGCCATGACCGGGCTCGGTCTCCTGTCGCTCCTGCAGGCCACCACCGGCTCGTTGGCGACAGCAGGAGCGGTGACGGGGGCCTTCGCGCTGTCCGAGGCAGTCGCCGGACCCCAGGTTGCGCGCCTGTTCGACCGGTACGGCCAGCGGCGACCGCTGCTACTCCTAATCCTGATGCACGCCGCCGCCGTCGCCGGACTCCTGAGCGCGGCACTCCTGGGCGCGGCACACCAGGACGGGCGGTCGACTGTGGCGCTGTGCCTGCTCGCGGTGGTCGCCGGGGCGTCGCTGCCCCAGGTCGGTGCGTGCTCGGCCGCACGGTGGACGCGTCTGTTCGCAGCGTCGCCGCTGCTGCGGACAGCCTTCGCGCTGGAGAGCATGGCCAACGACGTCGCGTTCCTGCTCGGACCGACCGTCGTGGTCGCCGCGGCGGTGGCCTGGACCCCTGTGGCCGCAGTGGTCCTCGCGACCGGTCTGGTGGTCTGCGGCGGTGTGCTCCTGGCGATGGTGTGCGAGGAGCGACCCCGCTGCGACCAGCACGCGCCCGCCACCGAGCCGGAACCGGACCTGCGACCGGACCTGCGACCGGACCTGCGACCGGACCTGCGACCGGACCTGGGGCCGGAGGCGGTTCCGGAACTGGTACCGGGCCCGGGGCGCCGGGGCCTGCTGCGGGCGCCGTTCGTGTCGGTCGTGGTGGTCAACCTTGGACTGGGCGGGGTCTTCGGCTCGCTGCAGGTGGCGGTGACCGCCTCTGCGGCCGGTGCCGGCCGTCCGGGCGTCGCCGGCGCGCTGTACAGCGTCCTGGCACTCGGTGGCCTGATCGGCGGGTTCGTCTTCGGGGCTGGGGCCTGGCGGGGCGCGCCGCCCCGGCAGCTGCTCACCGCCGCCCTCTGTCTCTTCCTGGCGGTCAACCTGCTCAGCGCAGCTCCGAGCTTGCTGTGGCTAGCCGGGGCCGTCCTCGCGGCCGGGCTCATGGTGGCTCCCGTGATGGTGCTGTCAGGCTCCATGGTCCATCGCCTGGTCGACCCGACCACGATCACGCAAGCCCTGAGCTGGACCGCGTCGGCCAGTGCCGCCGGGCTCGCCGGCGCTGCCGCGACCACGGGGTACCTCATCGACACCACCGACGCCCGGGCTAGTTTCGCCGTGACCGTCGCAGCAGCAACAACGGTCCTGCTCGCAGCCGCAGCAGCTGCACGGACCACAGGCAGCACCCGGTGGGGACCCCTCGCCGGTACCTGATCGTTATGCGGAACGTCGAGGGCCGTTGGTCCCGCGCGCTCTAGCCAAGTTCGTCGAGGAGCGGCGCCAACTGATCGTCGACGATGTCGCGGATCATGGCTGGGTTGACCCGGAAGTACTCGTGGACGACGACGTTGCGAAGGCCCGCAATGGAGGCCCAGGGCGCCCCTGGGCGTCCCTTCTTGAA
Above is a genomic segment from Aquipuribacter hungaricus containing:
- a CDS encoding LacI family DNA-binding transcriptional regulator — protein: MRDVAAHARVSVRTVSNVMAGYQHVSEAMRARVQAAIQELDYRPNPVARTLRTGRTGVLALVVPEIDVPYFAGLAREVINAAATRGYQVMVDQTGHDHERERRLLTGADRTMLFDGVLFSPLVTAAELAEMDPSTTMPLVLLGEHVFDGRFDHVAIDNTQAAYDATAHLVSTGRRRVAAIGEQPQEGYATPRQRTAGYQAALLAAGLEPDPAYLRPAAHYRRADGYDAARELLALPQRPDAIFCFSDLLAMGAMRAVFDAGLQVPDDVAVIGVDDLEEGRYARPSLSTVSLDTPYIAQEAVDRIIARIGDPSLPGVQTRAPHQLLCRESTAPTSMQTAPSPACASGS
- a CDS encoding relaxase/mobilization nuclease domain-containing protein, whose translation is MIAKVTRGTRVAGLVAYLVGPGRHDEHTDQHVIASSDEMDVADPTLSAPGARRGFTADLNHYKDLYDVTVPRGEVYHFSLSNPAGERVLSDAEWAATARGALGAVGLADDGPKAPVRWAAVRHGLSTAGNDHVHVVVVLARADGTKAAPHDDYNKLNRYCAAAERELGLASDRTPGRGTRAVPPASRADLQASGRAGEVLPLRERVQRDVRAAATAASTETDFVDGLRRAGLYVHPRYGEGGRAEVTGYKVAALRERDPEGHLVYFAGGRLARDLSLPALRTGWGDSPGERTRALVAWGEQPGRRDGPGGPGGATGERGPSSGWQGEPDPAAAMAAARQLHAAAQRLGASPAASWEQWAGVARETSGLLAAASSGWEGSRGGDLDRASRRLAQASAGAARRGGHRASSAGMGLEDLATVLMAGSGKGGSAALLMQLTRTAEAIAEASHAVQVARSAHQETALLRQRHAGAGTAAAVAGRAVGRMATATATAGPVTPAGAGAGGPATMSESPETEAMESLRPLAVAAAASASQAARMVQRMGERSADRARAQAEQERQVEELRREARAAYRELARREDWVGHASADDLRQAVEALGSGADPRDRDALHRVEESGRDRFGDAWPKEATSHEKADLSDGARGRDAGAREAFARGEHDEQPTGAGTSQAGAGAEGSKPGGTSTAPTIGGSDGEPVLAAAGGRLSIRKARGRGRVTGRTGPARRPDDPSRETQVER
- a CDS encoding histone-like nucleoid-structuring protein Lsr2; the protein is MAQHVNVVLVDDIDGSAASETVTFALDGVSYEVDLSEDNAARLRSSLTEFVDKGRRAGGSRSKGTRSASRSSSSSSLQSGGGVDNGAVREWARANGHAVSERGRIKADVVQAYQAANG
- a CDS encoding helix-turn-helix domain-containing protein, translating into MSRLDEVFAQLPDRLTVEQLSQLLGIEMQTTYRWLQEGRVPAYKVGRAWVIFRDEVKDMLEASSNQKNRADPDPTQSEAPAEPTA
- a CDS encoding MFS transporter, coding for MWSRYRRVLQGPAWRFFLPAAAGRLGVAMTGLGLLSLLQATTGSLATAGAVTGAFALSEAVAGPQVARLFDRYGQRRPLLLLILMHAAAVAGLLSAALLGAAHQDGRSTVALCLLAVVAGASLPQVGACSAARWTRLFAASPLLRTAFALESMANDVAFLLGPTVVVAAAVAWTPVAAVVLATGLVVCGGVLLAMVCEERPRCDQHAPATEPEPDLRPDLRPDLRPDLRPDLGPEAVPELVPGPGRRGLLRAPFVSVVVVNLGLGGVFGSLQVAVTASAAGAGRPGVAGALYSVLALGGLIGGFVFGAGAWRGAPPRQLLTAALCLFLAVNLLSAAPSLLWLAGAVLAAGLMVAPVMVLSGSMVHRLVDPTTITQALSWTASASAAGLAGAAATTGYLIDTTDARASFAVTVAAATTVLLAAAAAARTTGSTRWGPLAGT